A window of the Pongo abelii isolate AG06213 chromosome 10, NHGRI_mPonAbe1-v2.0_pri, whole genome shotgun sequence genome harbors these coding sequences:
- the IFNG gene encoding interferon gamma has translation MKYTSYILAFQLCIVLGSLGCYCQDPYVKEAENLKKYFNAGDSDVADNGTLFLGILKNWKEESDRKIMQSQIVSFYFKLFKNFKDDQSIQKSVETIKEDMNVKFFNSNKKKRDDFEKLTNYSVTDLNVQRKAIHELIQVMAELSPAAKTGKRKRSQMLFRGRRASQ, from the exons ATGAAATATACAAGTTATATCTTGGCTTTTCAACTCTGCATCGTTTTGGGTTCTCTTGGCTGTTACTGCCAGGACCCATATGTAAAAGAAGCAGAAAACcttaagaaatatttt aacgcAGGTGATTCAGATGTAGCGGATAATGGAACTCTTTTCTTAGGCATTTTGAAGAATTGGAAAGAG GAGAGTGACAGAAAAATAATGCAGAGCCAAATTGTCTCCTTTtacttcaaactttttaaaaactttaaagatGACCAGAGCATCCAAAAGAGTGTGGAGACCATCAAGGAAGACATGAATGTCAAGTTTTtcaatagcaacaaaaagaaacGGGATGACTTCGAAAAGCTGACTAATTATTCG GTAACTGACTTGAACGTCCAACGCAAAGCAATACATGAACTCATCCAAGTGATGGCTGAACTGTCGCCAGCAGCTAAAACAGGGAAGCGGAAAAGGAGTCAGATGCTGTTTCGAGGTCGAAGAGCATCCCAGTAA